One part of the Nostoc sp. PCC 7120 = FACHB-418 genome encodes these proteins:
- the alaS gene encoding alanine--tRNA ligase, which yields MSSNPQHLSGNEIRTRFLDFYAQRGHQILASASLVPEDPTVLLTIAGMLPFKPIFLGQRTPEFKRATTSQKCIRTNDIENVGRTKRHQTFFEMLGNFSFGDYFKEQAIAWGWEISTEVFGLPKERLVVSVFEEDDEAYAIWRDQIGVTEARIKRMGADDNFWVSGPTGPCGPCSEIYYDFHPERGDDNIDLEDDTRFIEFYNLVFMQYNRDASGNLTPLQNKNIDTGMGLERITQILQRVPNNYETDLIFPIIETAAKIAGIDYHSSDESTKVSLKVIGDHVRSVVHMIADEIRASNVGRGYVLRRLIRRVVRHGRLIGISGEFINQVAETAIALSESAYPNVRQRETVIKAELEREEANFLKTLDRGEKLLAEIIAEVKKQGKTVISGKDAFTLYDTHGFPLELTQEIAEENNLTVDVEGFQKQMEIQQQGGRGAHETIDLTVQGSLDKLAEHIHATEFIGYSQATATAKVEVLLVDGVVQEEAEAGTEVQIVLDETPFYAESGGQIGDRGYISGDGIVVQVEDVKKESDFFVHFGRIERGTLRVGDNVTAQIDRAGRRRAQANHTATHLLQAALKTIVDGGISQAGSLVSFDRLRFDFNSPRGLTVEEIQQVEEQINTWIAEAHSAKIELLPLAEAKARGAVAMFGEKYGDEVRVIDFPGVSMELCGGTHVSNTAEIGVFKIISEAGVASGVRRIEAVSGLAVLDYLNVRDKVVKDLSDRFKVKPEELPERITTLQNELRTTEKQLETLKGQLAIAKSDSLLQTADTCGDYKIIVAQLEGVDPESLKSAAERLLQKIGNGAVVLGSVPEADKVSLVAAFSPEVNKKGLQAGKFIGAIAKICGGGGGGRPNLAQAGGRDASKLPAALEQAQSELKSALG from the coding sequence ATGTCTTCAAACCCGCAGCACCTGAGTGGTAACGAAATTCGCACCCGATTCCTTGACTTCTATGCCCAAAGGGGACACCAAATTTTGGCTAGTGCTTCCCTTGTGCCGGAAGATCCAACCGTGCTGCTGACGATCGCGGGGATGCTACCATTTAAGCCAATATTCCTGGGGCAGCGCACACCAGAATTTAAACGGGCGACGACTTCGCAAAAGTGCATCCGTACTAACGATATCGAGAATGTAGGACGCACCAAACGACATCAAACCTTCTTTGAAATGCTGGGTAACTTCAGCTTTGGTGACTATTTTAAAGAACAAGCGATCGCCTGGGGCTGGGAAATCTCCACAGAAGTTTTTGGCTTACCCAAGGAACGCTTAGTAGTCAGCGTCTTTGAGGAAGATGATGAAGCCTACGCAATTTGGCGCGATCAAATTGGTGTCACGGAAGCCAGAATCAAGCGCATGGGTGCAGATGATAATTTCTGGGTATCTGGCCCCACTGGCCCTTGTGGCCCTTGTTCGGAGATTTATTACGACTTCCACCCAGAAAGGGGCGACGACAATATAGATTTAGAAGACGATACCCGGTTTATCGAGTTTTATAACTTGGTATTCATGCAATACAACCGGGATGCGTCGGGTAATTTAACACCATTGCAAAACAAAAATATTGATACCGGGATGGGTTTGGAGAGAATCACCCAAATCCTGCAACGAGTACCGAATAATTACGAAACTGACTTAATTTTCCCGATTATCGAGACAGCAGCCAAAATTGCTGGCATTGACTACCATAGCAGCGATGAGAGTACTAAAGTTTCCCTCAAGGTAATTGGTGATCATGTCCGTTCCGTTGTCCACATGATTGCTGATGAAATCCGCGCCTCCAATGTGGGACGGGGTTATGTGTTGCGGCGTTTAATTCGGCGGGTGGTGCGTCATGGACGATTGATTGGGATTAGCGGGGAGTTTATCAACCAAGTAGCCGAAACTGCGATCGCTCTTTCCGAATCAGCATACCCCAACGTCCGCCAACGGGAAACCGTCATTAAAGCAGAACTGGAACGGGAAGAAGCTAATTTCCTTAAAACCCTTGATAGAGGGGAGAAACTCCTAGCGGAAATCATCGCTGAGGTGAAAAAACAAGGTAAAACCGTGATTAGTGGTAAAGATGCTTTCACTCTCTACGATACCCACGGTTTCCCCCTCGAACTCACCCAAGAAATTGCTGAAGAAAATAACCTGACAGTTGATGTTGAGGGATTCCAAAAACAAATGGAAATCCAACAACAAGGAGGCCGAGGCGCCCACGAAACCATCGATTTAACGGTGCAAGGTTCCCTCGACAAATTAGCAGAACACATCCACGCTACCGAGTTCATCGGTTATAGCCAAGCTACAGCAACGGCGAAAGTGGAAGTTTTGTTAGTCGATGGTGTTGTTCAAGAAGAAGCAGAAGCGGGAACAGAAGTACAGATTGTCCTTGACGAAACCCCATTTTATGCAGAATCCGGGGGACAAATCGGCGATCGCGGTTATATCTCCGGTGATGGTATCGTTGTTCAGGTGGAAGATGTCAAAAAAGAATCTGATTTCTTCGTGCATTTCGGACGCATCGAACGCGGAACCCTGCGCGTAGGCGATAACGTCACCGCCCAAATAGACCGCGCTGGTCGTCGTCGCGCCCAAGCTAACCATACTGCAACCCATCTATTACAAGCAGCCTTAAAGACCATCGTTGATGGTGGCATATCGCAAGCCGGTTCTCTCGTCTCTTTCGACAGATTGCGCTTTGACTTCAACTCTCCCCGTGGCTTGACAGTAGAGGAAATCCAACAAGTTGAAGAACAAATCAACACCTGGATTGCTGAAGCCCACTCAGCCAAAATCGAACTATTACCTTTAGCTGAGGCGAAAGCTAGAGGGGCGGTAGCGATGTTTGGGGAAAAATACGGTGATGAAGTCCGAGTCATAGATTTCCCTGGTGTATCTATGGAATTATGCGGTGGTACGCACGTAAGTAATACTGCGGAGATTGGCGTATTTAAGATTATTTCTGAAGCGGGTGTTGCGTCTGGTGTGCGGCGGATTGAAGCCGTTTCCGGCCTGGCTGTGCTGGATTACTTAAATGTGCGAGATAAAGTAGTTAAAGATTTAAGCGATCGCTTTAAAGTCAAACCCGAAGAACTACCAGAGAGAATCACCACTCTGCAAAATGAACTGAGAACTACAGAGAAGCAACTAGAAACCCTGAAGGGACAATTGGCGATCGCCAAATCCGACAGCCTACTACAAACAGCAGACACTTGCGGGGACTATAAAATCATAGTTGCCCAATTGGAAGGCGTAGACCCCGAATCCTTGAAAAGTGCAGCCGAACGCCTACTACAAAAAATCGGTAACGGTGCAGTGGTCTTGGGTTCCGTTCCCGAAGCCGACAAAGTTAGCTTAGTTGCAGCCTTCAGCCCAGAAGTTAACAAAAAAGGCTTACAGGCGGGTAAATTCATTGGGGCGATCGCCAAAATTTGCGGCGGCGGCGGCGGCGGTAGACCAAACCTCGCCCAAGCCGGCGGACGCGATGCGAGTAAACTACCAGCAGCCCTGGAACAAGCCCAGAGTGAGTTAAAATCGGCCTTAGGTTAG
- a CDS encoding HNH endonuclease produces the protein MASRKISDAIQQQIRQRASELCEYCHASEKWQYVLFTVDHIIPLSQNGEDTIENLALACFHCNRRKSAKTTALDPESGLEVPLFNPRQSLWSEHFIWSADKLKINGLTPTGKATIAALNLNRERIVNIRAADKVVNRYPPPEDPIEEIS, from the coding sequence GTGGCTAGTCGTAAAATTTCCGATGCAATTCAGCAACAAATACGTCAACGAGCCTCTGAATTATGTGAATATTGCCACGCCTCTGAAAAATGGCAGTATGTATTATTTACGGTGGATCATATTATTCCCTTAAGTCAAAACGGTGAAGATACTATAGAGAATTTGGCTTTAGCTTGTTTTCATTGCAACCGTAGAAAGTCAGCCAAAACCACAGCTTTAGATCCTGAATCTGGTTTAGAAGTTCCATTATTTAATCCAAGACAAAGCCTCTGGAGTGAGCATTTTATTTGGTCTGCCGATAAACTAAAAATTAATGGGTTAACACCGACTGGCAAAGCAACAATAGCGGCGCTAAATTTAAACCGAGAAAGAATTGTGAATATTCGTGCGGCTGACAAAGTAGTTAACCGCTATCCTCCGCCAGAAGATCCAATCGAAGAAATAAGTTAA
- a CDS encoding putative toxin-antitoxin system toxin component, PIN family has protein sequence MPENKAIKIIIDTNLWISFLIGKGLKELKNLLVEETVQVVISEEILQEIIIVTQRPKLQKYFPRNKVDELIQILQAIGLFIIITTEVSICRDPKDNYLLALAKDSNANFLVTGDQDLLMIERFENTEIVTYQQLLLKL, from the coding sequence ATGCCAGAAAACAAAGCAATCAAGATAATTATTGATACTAATCTTTGGATTAGCTTTCTGATTGGTAAGGGATTGAAAGAATTAAAGAATCTTTTAGTTGAAGAAACAGTCCAAGTAGTGATTTCTGAGGAAATATTACAGGAAATTATCATAGTAACTCAACGTCCTAAGTTACAAAAATATTTTCCGCGCAACAAAGTTGATGAATTAATTCAAATTTTGCAGGCTATTGGTTTATTTATAATAATTACAACAGAAGTATCTATTTGTCGAGATCCGAAAGATAATTATCTCTTAGCATTAGCAAAAGATAGTAATGCTAATTTTTTAGTTACTGGTGATCAAGATTTATTAATGATTGAAAGATTTGAAAATACTGAAATTGTTACCTACCAACAACTATTATTGAAATTATAA
- the vap15 gene encoding type II toxin-antitoxin system VapB15 family antitoxin yields MVASLVALGSLLVSAVILFHAANGVRYCKYKDKKESYKHIIRNKRIFDTMLQNTYQLPLTFEQILTLVKQLSDSEKLLLSKELEKETLNKKLSQLLETFQTDELSLEEITEEVENVRSQIYARKQSNQDNY; encoded by the coding sequence ATGGTTGCGTCGCTTGTGGCGTTGGGTTCGCTCTTGGTTTCGGCGGTGATTTTGTTTCATGCAGCGAATGGAGTGCGATATTGTAAATATAAAGACAAAAAAGAAAGCTATAAACATATAATTAGAAATAAAAGAATCTTTGACACTATGTTACAAAATACCTATCAACTACCCTTGACATTTGAGCAAATTCTTACTCTAGTTAAACAACTGTCTGATTCAGAAAAGCTTTTACTCAGCAAAGAGCTAGAAAAAGAAACATTGAATAAGAAGTTAAGCCAGTTACTAGAAACATTTCAAACTGATGAATTATCTTTAGAGGAAATTACAGAGGAAGTAGAAAACGTCCGTTCTCAAATTTATGCCAGAAAACAAAGCAATCAAGATAATTATTGA